The following are encoded in a window of Acidobacteriota bacterium genomic DNA:
- a CDS encoding ABC transporter permease, which yields MPNWNHIVRQRLAVLRLAPKREIEIVEELALHLEALYEDALTDGLSEAQAQTRVIQNYDWQLLECELSRVERPAPSDNLPAKRTSTGERLMTTLIQDIRYGIRMLVKQRGFTLVALLTLALGIGANTAIFSVVNAVLFRSLPFPEAERLIFIGQSFRGNGPAGTGEPKFMFWHEQSQSFEAMACYSGFGGARGNLSGGNEAEYVHGLRVSEEFFRVFGVSPVLGRTFTKAEDTPGGERVAILSDGLWQRRFGGRRDLIGQTVSFNDNPVTVIGIMPPDFRFGSGVDLFVPMQAQIGSNVDPNAEVVGRLKPGVTIEQAQAELQLIAENFRASHPREMRDGESIASRPYQEMFSAPLKQYLWMLMAAVGLLLLIACANVANLQLVRASARQREIAVRMALGAGNGRIVRQLVVEGLLLALIGGAVGALLAVWGTNLLVAVMPDGLLPGEFVEITMDWRVLLFAFGAATVTGLLFGLAPAWQARKVDVNSTLKEGGNKGSAPRNRLRGVLVVTEVALSLVLLVGAGLLARTFANLMGVEPGFDPHNVLTFQTVLDGPRYDTTQKSAAFYREALERVRHLPGVESAAVINKLPLDWQFNMPVLFTDKPDQFQSVQVRMVSPDYFRVMKIPLTQGRAFTDADNEASQPVAIVNEAFVRKFYEGQNPYARQFTIGNRTNDQPRQVVGVVADVKQMGLDKPALPTVFAPIPQFPDKLMAVIRTFTPAYFTVRTMAPPRSFVESIKREIAGIDATMALSQIATMDEIAAKSIAQERFNMLLVGLFAGLGLLLASVGIYGVVSYSVAQRTNELGIRIALGASSADIIKLILRYGLALALAGVALGAAASYGLTRLMKSFLFGVSPNDPITFTAVALLLTVIALLACWIPARRATKVDPLKALRHE from the coding sequence CAGACGCGCGTCATACAGAATTATGATTGGCAACTGCTGGAATGCGAATTGAGCCGCGTCGAACGACCAGCGCCTTCCGACAACTTGCCCGCAAAACGAACCTCAACAGGAGAAAGACTCATGACAACTTTGATCCAGGATATTCGCTACGGCATACGCATGCTGGTGAAACAGCGCGGCTTTACTCTGGTTGCGCTGCTGACGCTGGCGCTGGGCATTGGCGCGAACACGGCAATTTTTAGCGTCGTCAATGCGGTGCTGTTTCGTTCACTGCCCTTCCCCGAAGCCGAGCGGTTGATCTTCATCGGCCAATCGTTTCGCGGCAACGGGCCTGCGGGCACGGGCGAACCCAAATTCATGTTCTGGCATGAGCAAAGCCAGTCGTTTGAAGCGATGGCCTGTTATTCAGGCTTTGGCGGGGCACGCGGAAATTTGTCCGGCGGCAACGAAGCCGAATACGTGCACGGTTTGCGCGTGTCGGAAGAATTCTTCCGCGTGTTCGGCGTTTCACCGGTTTTGGGGCGAACCTTTACCAAAGCCGAAGACACACCGGGTGGCGAACGCGTGGCCATTTTGAGCGATGGGTTGTGGCAGCGGCGATTCGGTGGGCGACGGGATTTAATCGGCCAGACGGTTTCGTTCAACGACAACCCTGTCACTGTGATCGGAATTATGCCGCCGGATTTTCGATTCGGTTCCGGCGTTGACCTGTTCGTGCCGATGCAGGCTCAAATCGGATCAAACGTTGACCCGAACGCCGAAGTCGTCGGCAGATTGAAACCCGGCGTCACCATTGAACAAGCCCAGGCCGAATTGCAGTTGATTGCGGAAAACTTTCGCGCCAGTCATCCGCGCGAAATGCGCGATGGCGAAAGCATCGCTTCGCGACCCTATCAGGAAATGTTTTCGGCTCCGCTGAAACAGTATTTGTGGATGTTGATGGCTGCGGTTGGGTTGTTGCTGCTGATCGCCTGCGCCAACGTCGCCAATTTGCAACTGGTGCGCGCCTCGGCCCGGCAGCGCGAAATCGCCGTACGGATGGCGCTGGGCGCTGGCAACGGACGAATCGTTCGCCAACTGGTGGTCGAAGGCTTACTGCTGGCTTTGATCGGCGGCGCGGTGGGCGCGTTGCTTGCAGTTTGGGGAACCAACCTGTTGGTGGCGGTGATGCCTGATGGATTGCTTCCGGGCGAATTTGTCGAAATCACGATGGATTGGCGTGTGTTGCTGTTCGCCTTTGGCGCAGCGACGGTCACGGGCTTGCTGTTCGGGCTGGCTCCGGCGTGGCAAGCGCGAAAAGTGGACGTGAATTCCACGCTGAAAGAAGGCGGCAACAAGGGCAGCGCTCCGCGCAACCGTTTGCGCGGGGTTTTGGTTGTCACAGAAGTCGCGCTTTCGCTGGTGTTGTTGGTTGGCGCGGGTTTGCTGGCGCGCACCTTTGCCAACCTGATGGGCGTGGAACCGGGCTTTGATCCGCACAATGTGCTGACGTTTCAAACCGTGCTGGACGGCCCTCGGTACGATACGACGCAAAAATCCGCGGCGTTTTACCGTGAAGCTCTGGAACGCGTTCGTCATCTGCCCGGCGTCGAATCGGCGGCGGTGATCAACAAACTGCCGCTCGATTGGCAATTCAACATGCCGGTTCTGTTCACCGACAAACCGGATCAATTTCAAAGCGTGCAGGTCCGCATGGTTTCGCCCGATTATTTTCGCGTCATGAAAATTCCATTGACGCAAGGTCGCGCGTTTACCGACGCCGACAACGAAGCTTCGCAGCCAGTCGCCATTGTCAACGAAGCATTTGTCCGCAAATTTTACGAAGGGCAAAACCCTTACGCGCGCCAATTCACCATTGGCAATCGCACAAACGATCAACCTCGCCAGGTCGTTGGCGTCGTGGCGGACGTGAAGCAAATGGGGCTGGACAAACCGGCATTGCCAACGGTATTTGCGCCAATCCCGCAATTCCCGGACAAACTGATGGCCGTTATTCGCACTTTCACGCCAGCATATTTCACCGTTCGCACAATGGCTCCGCCGCGCAGTTTCGTCGAATCTATCAAGCGGGAAATTGCCGGGATTGACGCGACAATGGCGCTGTCGCAAATCGCCACGATGGATGAAATCGCGGCGAAATCTATCGCACAAGAACGATTCAACATGCTGCTGGTCGGGTTGTTTGCCGGGCTGGGTTTGTTGCTGGCCAGCGTAGGAATTTACGGCGTGGTGTCTTACTCCGTCGCTCAGCGCACGAACGAACTCGGCATTCGCATTGCGCTCGGAGCCAGCAGCGCCGACATCATCAAACTGATTTTGCGATACGGTTTGGCGTTGGCCTTGGCCGGAGTTGCGTTGGGAGCCGCGGCTTCGTATGGATTGACGCGATTGATGAAAAGCTTTTTGTTCGGCGTCAGTCCAAATGATCCCATTACCTTTACGGCAGTTGCTCTGTTATTGACGGTCATTGCTTTGCTGGCATGCTGGATTCCAGCGCGCCGCGCCACCAAAGTGGATCCGTTGAAAGCATTGCGGCATGAATAA